Part of the Fusarium musae strain F31 chromosome 3, whole genome shotgun sequence genome, TGTTTTAACGGGCGATTCGAATGCGCCGTTAGGGTCCGGTGTCCTGTCAGGGCGGACTGATGGCTCTCGACTGTGACCCTTGCATTCTCTTGGTGTACCAGTCCCTTTCAGAGCATCAGTAGAAGGCCGGCGAGCCGATGGTGAAGGGGCGCTAGAATTGTCTGCTAGAGATGCTTCTTCCACCATTTGAGACAGCTTGTCCCCTCTATGGAACGAAGCCTTGGTGGGCGATTTCGGATCATACCCGCCATATGTGCTGTACGAGGTTGAGTCGCGGCGTCGAGTGGAACTGTTCCACAGGGCACCGATGACGCTCCCCCAGCGCGAACTTTGACTTCTAGCGTCGCTACTGGCATTGCTCATCGCGCCTGTGCTTTCACCTCGCTTCAGGGAGCGCTTCAAGTCGTCAGTAGCGACACTGCCGCTGCTGCTCGGGCGAGGCCTTCTCTGGGATTCCACTCGCTGAGCTGTCGAGAAATGTGGTATAGTCGTCTCGGGCATAATTGTTGTGGTTGTCGCAGCGCTACTCTTCCTGCTGACAACATCGTTGCCAAACATTGCAAGATTTGGGGGTCGGATTGAAGCTGCGTCCGAGACTCTCCTTTCATGATTGCGATCCATAGTCAGATGAGCGAGTTGCATGGGAACAGCTGGGGCCCTCGCGCTTTGGCTCGTTGTTCTAGAATGCGAGGCTCGGCGGAGGCCTGTGCGTCTGTTGATCTTTCGGCGAAGAGACTCTTCCCGTAGAACAGGAATTACGAAGGTTGGGGGCGAGTTGGAATATGTTCCGACCGAAGTTGAAGTGCTGGGCCGATGAGCACGGGTCGTGGGAAAATGAGAATTGGCAGGAAGGAAGgcagagagaagaaagatgaggCGCCTAGCAACCATTTTGTCATCAGACACGATAATGGTCCGTGCCGGCAATGACAGATCCTCCTCGTTTCGGTGCTTCTGCTGAAGATACAGCCGTCTTCGATACGAGGGAGGGCAAAGGGCCTGCAGCCAGTCTGTGTGGGTTGACAGAAACCCAGTCAGGAGATTGTAGAGGAACTGGTTCTGATTGTCGGTGCCAGCGACCCACTTGGAGGCCCATCGAGCTTCGTCACGCCAAATCCCCCAACGCCCTTGGCCCGTTACGACTCTTGCTGCGCTCAATCCCATGACAATTCTTTGTCGAGAGTTATCGACTTCTCTTATAACAATCTTATCATCAGCGAGACAGTTTGGCCAAAGGTAAACCAACTTGGTGGTGCTCTTCGAAGGCTTAATCCGAGACATATCACCCCGGTACTGGTCCGAGAAGGAATGTGCTCTGCCATTTTTGTTAGTTACTACTGGAAGAACCGGTCCAGGGGCTGGACCGGGAGAAGCAAGGTCGACCTGCTTTAGTAACGTGGCCAGCGTAGTGGCCACCACAGATTGAAGATGAGTCATTGTCCTCATAATGATATCCCAGTGTCGAGTCAGAGAATCGATTCTATCCTCCATGTCAGGTGTATAAGTGTCTGACCCATCACCATTTCCGGACCCAACCATTGTCCATCCTGAAGGAcgagctgagctgaaagaTGATGGGAAAAACTCCTGATCGTTATAAGAGCTTGATTCGCGCTGCGCGGATTTGGACTGGTTCATAGATGAAATTCGGGTTGTGGTGGTACTTGCAGCAGGTAGTTGGACGACCAGTACCACGGCATACATCGGCGTTCGCCGTTGCTTCGGctgaggcttcttcttcttcggcacAGACTCCTCGCTCGTCGTTGGAAAGGGGAAGCCTGTATTCTCTTCTGCATATTCTTTAGAGGGCGATACGTTGGCTTCTGGGTCATCAATACTGAGATTGACAGGAAACAAACGAGTTATTAgcaccttcttcttctcgacatgTCGTGAGGTAGAGGAGTAATTTTGGGCTGCGGACATATTTGTAGGGGAGAAAGCTTGTGAGGAGAAGGATTGTGATAGCCGACTTGAACGCGCGCTAGAGCGTCCGATGGAGCTTCGGCCATCCCCAATACTGCTGCTCGAAGGTTCAGCAGGACGTGACTCGCCAGGGACAACATGGACCTTGGTCGATGTTCCTTTGTAGGACATTAATTCTGAGTTACCGAAGATGcagcttgagaaggttgCAAGTTCCTCGCGATACTCACGAGCAGCCTTCTGTCCATCTGACTCGACGTGGCTATCCCTGCGCCCCTGGAGGGAGGCTCGTCGGTCAAAAGCACCCTGTCGAGGCGAAGGCTGAGGTCCTTCCGGTTGGATCACTAGGGGTCGTGAAACGCCTCCAAGACTGCTTTTTCGCGATGATGTTGGCGTTCTTCGAAACTCTGGAGGAATGGGCGGGCGCTCCGTGGGCGATACTGGAGGAGCAGGGTGGCTGTCAAACAAAAGAGTTGCATTAGAAGGTCCCAGGGCATCCTGCATGATGATGACCCTAACATCACGTACGTCCAAGTCGACATCGCCGCTGTAGTCAAAGGCATTGGCCGTAGAGGTGGCAGGGGTTGTTGGTGTGGTTGATAGGGGGAACACTTGATCATTGCGGTGCTGATATAAAGCATCGGCGTCTGGGAAAAGCAGATTTCGAGTGACCATATCCTCCTGGGCAGATTCGAGTGAGGATACTGGCCTCGACGTCTTTGTACTGGCCTGTGTAGGCGTGGCTGAAGGGCCGCCAGAGCCCAAGTGCAAGAGCCGGCCGAGCATGTCGGGAGGCGCACTCAGAGATTTGGGCAGCAGGTTGAGTTAACAAGGAAGGCGGCCGTCGATATTAATCACGACGGCGAGCCATAATCAAGATGGATAACGAAGTGTTTCGAGCTGGGCGTAGTCGCATAGTAACCACTGCGCGTGGCATGTGAAATTGCAATCAATTTGCAGAGGCGGAACTTAGATTCACTCCagcctgagcttgagcttgagcttgagagacCAATAGCTGGAGCGGGCGCAGACTAAGGTGGAGGGGTCAAGGAGATTGGAAATCAGATTCAAAGCTCAATCAATGCTCGAACAAAGCAAGATCCAAGCTGGAGGCAAGCTTGGGTTGGTTGTCTGCTAATAACGTcgcaaaaggaaaaaggtggCGGCAGTGTTGATTGCTGCTGTGGCGGGAGCTGGAGGGTGGCAATGGTGGTTTGTGCTCAGCAATGGGGTAGCAACTGTGATGGGAATGTATCCATGTATGAGAAGAGCATACACAGCTGATCCTGGATCGACTATGAGTGGTTGAATCCTTTTGGTCACTGGGAGACTTGGAGGTGACGCGAGGTGCAAATGATACGGTACGGTGCGCTGCGAAGCGTTGCGAAGCGCGAGATGCGGAGAGCAGAAGGgtttgttgttggttgtcaCCGTtggctggtggtgctggaggTGCTGGAGCTTCTGCTTCGTGTGAGGGGTTGATCTGTAGCTCGTGGGTGGAGGCAGACGATATGCGCGGTCTTTGCGAGTGATCAACAGGAGGAGATGGGGGTCAGTAGCTGCAGGTGGAAGATCGTGGAGAGATGGATAGCGGGGTTTCGAGCTGGACAAGCTGTTGTACAGGTAGTGGCAGCGAGAGGGACTTTGAGTTCGAAAACGCTATCATAGACGTCAATGTCAAGGTAAGTAAATCGAGGTGAAGTCAAAAGATCAAGGGAACGGAAATGCTCGAGGTTCAGTAAGCCCagagttgttgttgatccAGATGCTCGGGTCAAGGCCAACTCGGGGCGGGTGGCAGCCCAGTTTTGGGTGTGCGTGCGCTGAGGTCTAGTGGGCTGGAAGCTCCCGGGCGGTACCTCAGGGCCAGGTATTCCAGGCAGCTCGTTAGTGGCGGTTAAGGGTTGGCGCTGGTGGCGGCTTGGACCACGAGGTACGAGATGCCCCGTACCTCTTAGCTCGGGGCCAGGATGGAGAATGGAGATGGGATGGGGAATAGTTCAGTGGAGATTGCATGTGTATGGGTGGGTATTATAAATTGGATGGATTTGGATCGGAGGAGAATCAACAACAGACGAAATGTGGATTATTACCAACCTGGGCCTGGGTTACTGTTCTCTCTCGTTCTCGTTCgcctgtactgtactgtactgtacagcagaaatggatggatggatggatcagAGGAGAGTGGGCGAGATTATCAGAGTCGAGGAATGGACCGCATCTTGTTTCCCCAGAGTCTTAGATTAAACGGGCGCTGAGAGCGACTCTGATGCCGAATGACGAGACCCGATGCTAGACAGCACCCTTCAAACACACCGAAGTGGCTGGAACTGAAAGCCGGGGCAGAGCCACTTTTGTATAGCAACCGAAGATGGTCAACCTTCGGGTTAGGTTTTTGGTTAGATCTGATTTGCCCAGAAAATGTTCACGTTGAAATTGTCCCTTTATTCTGTTGCTGTAGAGTCGAGAACGTACAGTAAATAAACTGGGTCGAGCCGATGAGCCGTGACTCTAATGAGCTAAACTCGTTCAACCGAAACTCGAAGACGGCGAGAATACTCGAAGCGGCGATGTTTATGTAACAAGTTGGACCTCGAGTTGATGTTTCGGCGGCGGCACTGTGGGTGGCTAAACACCTAATAAATGGATCTTCGGGGTGGGCGATGCCATTCCACAGACAAAGCCTTTAAGATGATAGGCCCAAGTCAACGACAACGGCGGGCCTTGTTTTAACAATTACCCggccctttttttttctttcccttcttttcttgtcgTGGGCGGCTCTGCTGGTCCTTTTGTCTGTGGTTGATCGTAGAGGGGCAAGCCGGAGTAATGTAAATATAGTATGTAAAACAGAAAAGAAGTAATAAATACGGAGAAAAGAGGGTCGAGGCCTGAAGATGGAGTCCTTTCTGATTATCGAGAATGGATGCGAATGGGACCTGATGAAGCCCCTTGTTGACTTCAGAAGTTCAGCCTGTGCCCTTGACGGGGGGTTTGTTTGGAGTGACTTCAGGAGCAAGATAAGGTAAGGAAGCACATGCAAGTCAAACAAGCTTCAAAagagaagcaagcaagcaagcgcCTTGTAAGCATCAAAAGAGACGACGTCCGCAAATCCTCAAATCCCTGGCTCTCAAGTTGCGGTGAAAGCAACCATTAAATCGGCAGTCGTCGGGCCACGACCAGGGTCTTCCCAGCAGCCAAGGGTCAAAGAGTTGCAGTAGATGTGTAGTACTGATACTTTGATCAGAGTCGCAGCAAGACCAGACCAGCAGCTCACGTCTCACAAGTAAACGAAAGACAAGGAATTCGTTCCTATTTTGGTCATTGGAAATCATTACGTGAGGCTCAACATCTCAAGAGAAAAGGCGCAAACGTATTCTGAGTGGTACTTTGTTATTATCTAGCCCCAATACATTCCCCAGGACAAGAAAGACTCGACTGTCTTGACTGTTTCTCCCTCGAGACTCAAAAGGCATACCGGTATAAACAAGGGAGACAGATATGTAGATGATGGAAACTCCGGGGTTCAAAACATGgcagacaaggtcaaggcctCTGATTGAATACCATGGTGACGGTCATGATAATGGAACTCTAGGTGTGCTCTGACATGTCGATGGCTTGCGCTCTACAGTACTGTAGACTCATAGACGCCTAGACCACGTTGGGACGTCTTCTAAAGCTCCGGGTATATTATCAAATTTTCCGGTGTTGCAATTACTACACACTTACAACACTGACTGACTCTCTGACTTCCGCAAGTCCGAATACGCAGCAAGCAACGTTTACTTTGAACTTGACGCTCCTCTTACAACAACTTCCACAACTAACTAATAACTGCTTGCTAACTCAGCCCAATCCTCAACACAGCAACCATCGCGCACACTAGCGGCTACGGTATAAGCTAGACatgccaaggccaagcatCAAGAAGCCGGCTAAAGAACGCCATGGGTAACGGTGCCGCAGTCaagtcctgtcctgtcctccGCTGCCTCGTGATCTGCTTCGACGGGCTTGTACTCGAGATACAGAAGGTACTGAAGGGAAGCGAGTCGGTAAGCGAACAGTTTACGAGCGCGAATTCATCGACATGGATGATCGATAAGGCATCGACCAGTGAGAGTTTCAAAATTGCGCGTATCGATCGCAGCCCAAATTGTAATGCATGTAatgtaaggtaggtatttcTTGTAGTTGTACATGTCGGTAGGCCAGGTAAGGGTATTTTGTATGAAATTATCACAACCCCTTGTTCTGGTCATCACAatgccatcaccaacgcGCGCAATTGCAAGCCGCCGCTATCGGCTGGTAGCATTGGCCTACCCGTTGGCCTCTGTTCTATTGGTTCAAGAAAACGTGCACCGTACACATGACGCTATTGTACATGCGacttgagagagagagagtgtgtgtgtgtgtgtgcgcTGTACGTCCTTGACTTAATTAGCACATCCACATGTCGGCTCCGAGATGGATGCGAATttgtttgttgatggtgtgaaggatgagcttgttttTTCAACAACCTCCAATTTACTGAACATTTCCCTCTTCCCAGTCTCTccgtctctctctctcgctcACCCACTCGACTCGAAGTTGAAGTGCCGTGAGAAATGAAAAATTCTCCGGTGGCTCCGTCGTAGAATCCTTCAGTCAGTACGTAATTAGTAGGATCactctacggagtacttgaCGGATAACTCGGGCTCGACTCGCGCGGTGTCCATTGGCATCTCGATCCGTACAGCTTGACTCGCATTGCCGGATATAGCTCCGCTTGAACctttgaggatatcaagacGCGGGAACCCCCCTTTACAACATGACATTGGATGACATTCTGCCAAGACATACGCACTGCCATGCCAATGCCAGTGATCAAGCCAACAAGAAGTAGGCCTGACATTACTGTGTAGCTTTTTGTACGCATCTGAATTCGCCTATGCCTTAGTTCCAGTCCCTGGTCAGTCAGAGCATCGGAATTTTGAATCAAAGAGGATCCCGATTAATCCCTGATCCTTCTCGATGCCAATGGCCCCCTTGCGAATGTGATGCAGGCAGCACGATGCTAAATAATGGATATGAGCTGAGCATGCTAATGCCACGAGGTACCATAACCGTGTCTTTGGGTTCGATCGATTCGAATAATCCTCTTTGCCGAGCAGGCATGGAAACAGACGATGCTCCACGCTCAGGTACGGATAATTAGCTCTTGGACCCTTCTCGGCTCAAGGGCTCGGTTTAAAGACTGTTTATTATTATTCACTTCATTCACAAGAGAATATGGTAACTAACTAACAAGCAACCAAACATTTGGCTACCTTAGTGTTTTTGTCTGAGGCCTCGGCCCTAACGGCCACTTGCACGTTTGTATCCGTAGAGCAAATGCCTGTCTAATTCCATTGGATGCCAGGCGTCGTGGGGTTGCATCGCCATCGTCATGTCCCGCCACGAAATGCCCCGCGATAAGCTGCCTCGAGGCTCATGTCACTTGTGTCTTCCCCTCCATTGTGATCTAcaggaacaagaaaaaacGCGATCAACGGCCAATCCGTGGCGAATGAGTCACGTAGGCACCATTGCTCTCAACGACTCGATACATACCGACTCTCATAGAATGTGTCCGGGTCTGGCCTGTTTGTTCACTATCAGTAATCTGGGGCTGTCGAGTGCGAGGCTATGTCGGAGCGGTACAAGTACAGACTCACACGACGGGAGGTCTGGACTGTCGATCTTCATCCCGTTAGCGGGCCACTGCAACCACATATCTGTTATTTTCCGTGACGTTGGTAAAGATCACTATCAGCAGGACAAGGTATATACAGTACGTATTCATTAACAGACTTGCGATATTGCCTTCTTGTCGGTGAAGAGGAATTTCTGTCCGAATTTCCGGCTGTCTGCAGATCACTTGTTGAATAGCCTCAAGATGTGATGATCAAGGTACATGAGAGTGACGACTGAATTGATAACCCTCCTTGATGTCTCAAGATGAGCTGTCAACAACACGAGTGGCCTATTTGGGCAATTCGCATGTCTCAGTCTTGGTTTCCTCCCCTGCTCGGCTTCATACAGATGTGGCTGCAGCAGCAGGTATCTTGGTATGTTGTGTCTATGGAGCCAAAGAGACTGGCTAACTAATATCAATCTTTGAAAACAAACACAAGTGCCGGTCTGAGAGTCCAGTGACTTCAGCAGTCACTAGCCATAATATGAATAGCTGCATTCttagttaataaactatCATGGCTGATGTTTTAGTTGTTATCATCTTAGTTGTCTCCCTAGAAGTTGCTTCGTCAACTCCCTTTCCAACTTCATACATTAGTAGTTTGCCCTCTATTGATGTCTTGCCATGACATATCGTTCTATCAGGTTTCAGAATATATGCATCCCTCCTTAACTCTAACCATAACTTACTGTCtcttgtatgtatgtatgtattgtGGTCTACCTGCCTACGTCGAACATGGCGTTCATCACGtgtaactttattaacacCTCCACCTTCGCAACTCCActtgtcttcctcttcaacatccatctCACCGCCCAGCGCTCTCGCTTCTGTAACCATAGCTTATGAGCTGCAGCAGGAAAAAAGGGTCCTCATACATACATTGCAACCGCCCTAACCCACAGCCCCAGTCTCCGCAATTGACCAGCCTTTGGCGGTTACTGGTATTTAATTTTGTCTCGTCTCCGCGTAAACAGACGAGTTACAGGAGTTACGGGATATCCATTCACCTTGGAGCTTTGGGATTGCTTCAAGATCCCTGGTGCAGATGCTCTGACAATGAAATGAAATAAAATGAAATGAACCACCATACATACTCCGGCGGGCGCGCGTGGGAGCGGCCGCATGAGCTTTTATTCCATCCTTGCTATGGATTGTTACAGGTCACATCTTCGGTTGGAGAGGTTACCAACCAGAATCCCTGCTGTGTCCTCCGAGTGCTTGGGAACCTAAGATTGCATCCGGATCATCGTCTCGGATTTGCTAGGTTACTCGATCGGAACTTGATCAATACGTATCAACTCCCCACACCAAATTACGGTTACAATTGCGCTCAAATGTGTGTCAGGCATGTCCTGGCAGACCGGTTCACGTCAAGAGACACAGCTGTGTTTCCACCTCAGAATAATCCTGGTCAGAGATTCACCTCGTC contains:
- a CDS encoding hypothetical protein (EggNog:ENOG41) → MLGRLLHLGSGGPSATPTQASTKTSRPVSSLESAQEDMVTRNLLFPDADALYQHRNDQVFPLSTTPTTPATSTANAFDYSGDVDLDVRDVRVIIMQDALGPSNATLLFDSHPAPPVSPTERPPIPPEFRRTPTSSRKSSLGGVSRPLVIQPEGPQPSPRQGAFDRRASLQGRRDSHVESDGQKAAREYREELATFSSCIFGNSELMSYKGTSTKVHVVPGESRPAEPSSSSIGDGRSSIGRSSARSSRLSQSFSSQAFSPTNMSAAQNYSSTSRHVEKKKVLITRLFPVNLSIDDPEANVSPSKEYAEENTGFPFPTTSEESVPKKKKPQPKQRRTPMYAVVLVVQLPAASTTTTRISSMNQSKSAQRESSSYNDQEFFPSSFSSARPSGWTMVGSGNGDGSDTYTPDMEDRIDSLTRHWDIIMRTMTHLQSVVATTLATLLKQVDLASPGPAPGPVLPVVTNKNGRAHSFSDQYRGDMSRIKPSKSTTKLVYLWPNCLADDKIVIREVDNSRQRIVMGLSAARVVTGQGRWGIWRDEARWASKWVAGTDNQNQFLYNLLTGFLSTHTDWLQALCPPSYRRRLYLQQKHRNEEDLSLPARTIIVSDDKMVARRLIFLLSAFLPANSHFPTTRAHRPSTSTSVGTYSNSPPTFVIPVLREESLRRKINRRTGLRRASHSRTTSQSARAPAVPMQLAHLTMDRNHERRVSDAASIRPPNLAMFGNDVVSRKSSAATTTTIMPETTIPHFSTAQRVESQRRPRPSSSGSVATDDLKRSLKRGESTGAMSNASSDARSQSSRWGSVIGALWNSSTRRRDSTSYSTYGGYDPKSPTKASFHRGDKLSQMVEEASLADNSSAPSPSARRPSTDALKGTGTPRECKGHSREPSVRPDRTPDPNGAFESPVKTSINADDGVIDVDISFPDYMTSFESAISSPSSSGYLSTPGLQSGLESFEQASRLCIDGDLPLNAAGWLNRYHPDFALQAIPPQEDLMVQIKASLQAEPTPPPVQPILGDLNERWVDISSVMIADTTTSSITRLRYRRLVKPRSPADHRPLTGPPGLSTSYGGLLTPSILPYEVQLEEEWIEEPVLHPDETLTDAVERVISLSQDTSKDHSLASSQTHSDTRMSTEVEEPLSITAPITPALPQAPLEIPRVQCKTVVLSALEDSIREVIDIREKRHLETNHARNGRSRSPLHDAIGLWLDHLDITDG